The Bacillus solimangrovi genome includes a region encoding these proteins:
- a CDS encoding DegV family protein, with product MKKVAWITDSSAYVPEKERTHKDLYIVPMNISFGNKIYKDGIDISPDELYVKMDEMKDIPKTSQPALSDFIDLYTKLKHDYDEAIAVHISGNLSGTYNVSNLAAKLTNFPVEVIDSRILSYPITMMINKGMKLHSNGMEAKEIADILRKEHTKYHNYILVGKLEQLYKGGRINGIQKMIGSLLNIHPILQINNGNVEIYKKSRTKNKAINTILEQFYIEKQKHTIKTVQVLHADAIDEAKSIRDKLVRQYDDIDVLIGPISQTIGVHGGKGSLTMIWKVD from the coding sequence GTGAAAAAGGTTGCTTGGATAACAGATAGCTCTGCGTACGTACCTGAAAAAGAACGTACACATAAAGACCTATATATTGTTCCAATGAATATTTCATTTGGTAATAAAATTTATAAAGATGGGATAGACATATCCCCAGATGAGTTATATGTGAAGATGGATGAAATGAAGGACATACCCAAAACATCACAGCCTGCATTATCAGATTTTATTGATCTATATACAAAACTAAAACACGATTATGATGAGGCTATTGCAGTTCATATATCAGGTAACTTGAGCGGTACTTATAATGTCAGCAATCTTGCAGCTAAATTAACTAATTTTCCTGTTGAAGTAATAGATTCAAGAATCTTATCTTATCCAATTACAATGATGATTAATAAAGGGATGAAATTACACTCTAATGGAATGGAAGCAAAAGAAATAGCTGATATACTTCGTAAAGAGCATACAAAATATCATAACTACATCTTAGTTGGAAAGTTAGAGCAGCTTTATAAAGGAGGACGTATCAACGGAATTCAAAAAATGATAGGTAGCTTACTTAATATTCATCCAATATTACAGATTAATAATGGAAATGTAGAAATATATAAAAAATCCCGTACAAAAAATAAGGCGATCAATACTATATTGGAGCAATTTTATATTGAAAAACAAAAACACACTATAAAAACAGTTCAGGTACTACATGCTGATGCAATTGATGAGGCAAAATCGATAAGAGATAAATTAGTAAGACAATACGATGATATTGATGTTCTTATCGGTCCAATAAGTCAAACTATAGGGGTCCATGGTGGTAAAGGCAGTCTAACAATGATTTGGAAAGTCGATTAA
- a CDS encoding ABC transporter ATP-binding protein has protein sequence MNLTVENITKQFGDKLAVNNVSFELTDGVYGFLGANGAGKTTLMRMLVTLIKPTSGRILLDGKDIEVLDEKYREILGYLPQYIGLYKSFTAEKYLMYIAALKGIEQQTARKKIDELLEVVNLTEHRKRKVGKFSGGMKQRLGIAQALLNDPKVLIVDEPTAGLDPKERIRFRNLLSSISKDRIVLLSTHIVSDIEFIAKEILILKQGQLIQKEKPEQLLDEIKGYVWTVNVAEHEVQAFQAKHKVGNIIRHHNEVGLRIISESKPDERAVEAIPNLEDLYLYHFDEEVTQ, from the coding sequence ATGAATTTAACAGTTGAAAATATAACGAAACAGTTTGGAGATAAATTAGCAGTAAATAATGTTTCATTTGAATTAACTGATGGGGTGTACGGTTTCTTAGGAGCGAATGGTGCAGGGAAAACGACATTAATGCGTATGCTCGTCACACTTATTAAACCAACATCAGGACGAATCTTATTAGATGGTAAGGATATCGAAGTGTTGGATGAAAAATATCGAGAGATTCTCGGTTATTTACCACAATACATTGGCTTATATAAAAGTTTCACAGCAGAAAAATATCTGATGTATATCGCAGCATTGAAAGGTATTGAACAGCAAACAGCACGAAAGAAAATTGATGAGCTACTAGAAGTTGTGAATTTGACAGAACATAGGAAGAGAAAAGTTGGAAAGTTCTCAGGAGGAATGAAGCAACGACTCGGTATCGCACAAGCATTATTAAATGATCCGAAAGTGTTAATCGTTGATGAACCAACGGCTGGACTTGATCCGAAGGAACGGATTCGATTTCGAAATCTATTGTCATCTATTTCAAAGGATCGAATCGTCTTGTTGTCAACACATATCGTTTCTGATATTGAGTTCATTGCCAAGGAAATACTCATCTTAAAACAAGGTCAACTTATTCAGAAAGAAAAACCAGAACAGCTATTAGATGAAATAAAAGGATACGTATGGACAGTGAATGTAGCTGAACATGAAGTACAAGCATTTCAAGCGAAACACAAAGTGGGCAATATTATCCGTCATCACAATGAAGTCGGACTTAGAATCATTTCAGAAAGCAAACCTGATGAAAGAGCGGTCGAAGCCATACCTAATTTAGAGGATCTCTATTTATACCACTTCGATGAAGAGGTGACACAATGA
- a CDS encoding leucine-rich repeat domain-containing protein, giving the protein MRRCMLTFFSILMLLTGCDERFSSEHKSSVELTDQTNLEDNGEDLVESTSNQSESQLLNNLPTFILKAISKGARIPVSQLTEEDILNLDSLTLRENVLPETEQDKIHDLSFISEMRNLKYIYISGIRVDNLNFLTNLTQLERLYLGGYPYQIPPLQNLENLTQFSAHNMNIPDLNFLRNNTSLIRLSLSNIAVENLDILLNFQQLERLYLSLYPYQIPSLQNLKNLTDFTAHDTNISDLNFLRHNTALTRLSLMDNQIKDIQPIENLTNLKSLSIYSNQVNDLRPLENLTNLTYLSVSDNPIETIDTIQAFSNLTRIDLRNTSIQNLSSLQNLFNLEIIDVQGTNISSVAPLTNLSKLKILQINKKNIIDLHLIPSTVKISEKTVLDVD; this is encoded by the coding sequence ATGAGAAGATGTATGCTGACATTCTTTAGTATCTTAATGTTACTCACGGGGTGTGATGAGCGTTTTTCAAGTGAACATAAAAGTTCAGTAGAGTTAACCGATCAAACAAATTTGGAAGATAATGGAGAGGATTTAGTGGAATCTACTTCAAATCAAAGTGAGAGTCAACTACTTAATAACCTACCTACCTTTATTTTAAAAGCAATATCTAAAGGTGCTAGAATTCCTGTTTCACAACTTACAGAAGAAGACATTCTAAATCTAGATAGTTTAACATTAAGAGAGAATGTTCTTCCTGAAACCGAACAAGATAAAATACATGATTTATCTTTCATCAGTGAGATGAGAAATCTAAAATATATATATATTAGTGGTATTCGGGTTGATAATCTTAATTTTTTAACAAACCTTACCCAGCTGGAAAGATTATATCTAGGGGGTTATCCATATCAAATTCCTCCGTTACAAAATTTAGAAAACTTAACTCAATTTTCTGCTCACAATATGAATATTCCTGATTTAAATTTTTTAAGAAATAACACCTCTTTAATACGTCTAAGCCTTAGTAATATAGCCGTTGAAAATTTAGATATATTACTAAATTTTCAACAACTTGAAAGATTATATCTATCACTATACCCATACCAAATCCCTTCGTTGCAAAATTTGAAGAACTTAACTGATTTTACTGCTCATGATACAAATATTTCAGATTTAAATTTCTTAAGGCATAACACCGCTCTAACCCGTTTGTCATTAATGGATAATCAAATTAAAGATATTCAACCAATAGAAAATTTAACAAATTTGAAAAGTCTATCGATTTATAGTAATCAAGTTAATGACCTTCGCCCTTTAGAAAATTTAACAAACTTGACTTATTTATCTGTTTCAGACAATCCAATTGAAACCATTGATACGATACAGGCATTCTCTAATTTAACTCGTATTGATTTAAGGAACACCTCCATTCAAAATCTCAGTTCATTACAAAATTTATTTAATTTGGAAATTATTGATGTTCAAGGAACAAATATATCATCTGTTGCCCCTTTAACGAACTTAAGTAAACTTAAAATTCTTCAAATCAACAAAAAAAATATTATTGATTTACATCTAATACCTTCAACAGTGAAAATTAGTGAAAAAACAGTATTAGATGTAGATTAA
- a CDS encoding DUF1295 domain-containing protein, which translates to MLNSLLVALICVITYMTLFWAVAQLKKDLSVVDFGWGGGFVFIAITLFFLTNEYTIRQIIVTSLVSIWGIRLSIYLYLRNKGTGEDYRYKNMRKRWTEQGKSVGLTSYIRVFMSQGLAMFLLSYPIVAVYAWDTGSSLGLLDYIGIVIWIIGFSLEVIADKQLSNFKQDKRNEGKIITSGVWKYSRHPNYFGESVLWWGIFLIVSSVTLGWTAVAAPALLTFLLIKVTGVPPLERKYMKKPEFRAYAKRTSMFIPWFPKKQING; encoded by the coding sequence ATGCTAAATTCTCTATTAGTTGCTTTAATATGCGTGATTACTTATATGACCCTGTTTTGGGCAGTGGCACAGTTGAAAAAAGATTTATCAGTAGTTGATTTCGGTTGGGGAGGAGGGTTTGTGTTTATTGCGATAACTCTGTTCTTTCTTACTAACGAATACACCATCAGGCAAATAATCGTAACATCATTAGTTAGTATTTGGGGAATCAGATTATCTATATATTTATATTTGCGAAATAAAGGTACTGGAGAAGATTATCGTTACAAAAATATGAGGAAAAGGTGGACAGAACAAGGAAAAAGCGTTGGCTTAACAAGTTATATTCGAGTGTTCATGTCTCAGGGATTAGCGATGTTTTTGCTATCTTATCCTATTGTGGCAGTTTATGCATGGGATACAGGAAGTAGTTTAGGCTTACTGGATTATATAGGTATTGTTATATGGATTATTGGTTTTTCATTGGAAGTTATTGCAGACAAGCAACTATCCAATTTCAAACAAGACAAACGTAATGAAGGAAAAATAATAACTTCAGGAGTTTGGAAATATTCTCGTCATCCAAACTATTTTGGTGAATCAGTGTTATGGTGGGGGATTTTCCTAATTGTAAGTTCTGTAACATTAGGTTGGACTGCGGTCGCTGCACCAGCTTTACTTACTTTTTTATTGATAAAGGTTACAGGTGTACCACCGTTAGAAAGAAAATATATGAAAAAGCCTGAATTCAGAGCTTATGCAAAAAGAACAAGTATGTTTATTCCTTGGTTCCCTAAAAAGCAGATTAATGGTTAA
- a CDS encoding MerR family transcriptional regulator produces MYNIRIASEKVGVTPVTLRAWERRYGLLPSSRSEGGHRMYSKDDINKLIWLKKKMDQEGISISRAVELLSDKEEKESVEYVMKQKYQEIIDPLFDALISFNLDKAHSIVDYSFSLYHFERVFETLFYPLAIRVGDEWAKGNITVAQEHFASQFLLQRCYKIMDILPIQPQLPKVVALCPEGEHHHLGLMMFTLFLRKNGLCVLYLGPNTPEEGLDELFEEQQIQFVCMSITSVTGDEEIMSFIKNLKDKHSSIQFILGGQRAQQLEKSDYYKVLDHKLETWEQWFKEDVMPDK; encoded by the coding sequence ATGTACAATATTAGAATTGCATCAGAAAAAGTGGGTGTAACCCCTGTTACACTTCGTGCATGGGAGCGTCGGTATGGTTTATTACCTTCATCAAGGTCTGAAGGTGGTCATCGTATGTACTCTAAGGATGATATAAATAAGCTAATCTGGTTAAAGAAAAAAATGGATCAAGAAGGAATTTCGATCTCTCGAGCAGTGGAACTTTTATCTGACAAAGAAGAAAAAGAGTCTGTCGAATACGTTATGAAACAAAAGTATCAAGAAATAATAGATCCATTATTTGACGCTTTAATCTCTTTTAACCTTGATAAAGCTCATTCAATTGTTGACTACAGTTTTTCTTTATATCATTTCGAGAGGGTTTTTGAAACACTTTTTTACCCATTAGCAATAAGGGTAGGTGACGAGTGGGCAAAAGGCAATATTACTGTTGCTCAAGAACATTTTGCATCCCAGTTCTTGTTACAAAGGTGCTATAAAATAATGGATATTTTACCAATTCAACCACAGTTACCAAAGGTTGTTGCACTTTGTCCTGAAGGTGAGCACCATCATCTTGGTTTAATGATGTTTACCTTGTTTTTGCGAAAGAATGGTTTGTGCGTATTGTATTTGGGTCCGAATACACCAGAAGAAGGTTTAGATGAACTTTTTGAAGAACAACAAATTCAATTTGTCTGTATGTCCATAACGAGTGTCACTGGTGATGAAGAGATCATGTCTTTTATTAAAAACTTAAAGGATAAACATTCATCTATTCAATTTATTCTTGGAGGTCAAAGGGCTCAACAGTTAGAGAAATCTGATTACTATAAGGTTCTTGATCATAAGCTGGAAACCTGGGAACAATGGTTTAAGGAAGACGTCATGCCCGACAAATAG